TTGGTGGTGAGTGGTATAGATGAAGTATTAGCTATTGTGCGAGATATCACAGAACGCAAACAGGCAGAAGTCAGCCTGCAAAATTTCGCCCAAAAGTTTGCTAAAGCTTTTAGTTGCAGTCCAGATCCGATTACCATCACCACGCTTAAAGAAGGTCGCTTCATAGAAGTGAACGACAGTTTTGTCAAACTCATTGGTTATGAGCGAGATGAGACGATTGGTCAAAGGGCTTTTGAATTAAATGTTTGGGTAAACGAGCGCGATCGCCTTAAGCTATTACAGGAGTTACAAACTACAGGAGTTGTTCGCAACTTAGAATTAGAATTTCGCCGCAAATCTGGCGAGATAGTTGCAGCCCAGCTTTCAGCCGAAGTAATAACTTTGGATGGTATTCCGTGTATTTTAGCAGTGCATCACGACATTACAGAACGCAAGCAGGTAGAAGCACAATTACGTCTTTCAGCACAACGCGATCGCTTGTTGACAGAAACCCTAGCACGAATTCGTTCTTCACTCAAGTTAGACCAAATTCTCCAAACTACCGTCACAGAAGTCAGGCAATTTCTGCGAGCAGATCGGGTTTTCATTGGTCTAAAGAATGCCAATTCTTCAGGAACTAGAACTCTTGCCGAATCTGTAGATCCTCAATATCTATCAATCTCTGATTCAGCTATTAATGATGAAGCTGATTTGCAAGAATTGAGAAACCTACTTAAAACCAATGTAGTGCGTGTCTTTGAAGATACAGCACAAACAACACTGTCTCCCAGAGTGAAAGCACACTTTCAGAAATTCCAAATAAAAGCATCCTTGGCTGTACCAATAATGTTAGGTAATGAATTATTTGGTGCGTTAATTGCCAACCAATGCTCCTCACCACGTCATTGGCAGCCAATGGAAATTGATTTGCTACAGCAGATGTCAGAACAGGTAGCGATCGCTATTCAGCAAAGCTTAATCTATCAAGAACTAGCAGAACTAAATACTAATTTAGAACAGCAGGTGCAAGAACGTACAGCCCAGTTACAGCAAAAAATGGCAGAAATTGAAGACTTGCACCGAGTGAAAGATGTTGTTCTGCACACCGTTGCCCATGATTTGAAAACTTCGGTAATGGGTAACTTGATGGTGCTAAAGAATTTGCTAAATCAGGGAGGGGAGAAGCAGAGGGGTGGAGGGGCAGAGGGGCAGGAAGCAGGGAGCATACTTCGACTCCCTTCCCTGCGGGACGCTACGCGTAGCTTGCTTCCCCAGAGGGATAAGACTACGCTTAAGGCAAGCCGCTCAGTAACCGGGGGGGCAGGGGAGAAAAATTTTCCCTCATCCCCAATGCCCAATGACGCCAGTTCTCTCAAGTCGGCGGAGCCAGTCTCGTGGGCAGCTCCCCAATGCCCAATGCCCAATCCCCATTACCCCTTATCTCCAGAGGGGGGCCCACCTTCCCCAGTTCCTGTATCGCGCTCGATTATTGAGCGAATGATTCAAGGCAACGACCGCCAACTAACAATGATTAATTCACTGTTAGAAATAAATTCTTGTGAAGAAACGTTGCGTAACAATCGTGAACTTGTGCAATTTAGCAAGCTATTACAAGGAATGATTGCTGACTGGCAACCAGTATTAACACAAAACCAAGCGACTATGAAGAACTTGGTTCCTGAAGATTTACCATTGGTTTTAGTAGACGCGACTCGGATACAGAAAATTTTATCTGAGCTACTAACTCATAGCTTGCAACATAATCCACCAGGATTAAACCTGACTCTGATAGCCACTGTTGACGCAGGAATGATTCGGACTGAGATTCAACATAATGGTGTAACAATGAGCAAACCAGAGTGCGATCGCCTGTTTGATTTGTATGTACCCAATCCTCAAGACTGTTGCTCTACAAGCATTGGCTTAAAAATGTATCTTTGTCGCAAGGTTATTAAAGCACATGGCGGTGAAATCGGTGTCATTACTGACCGCAAACCTGGGTTAACTTTCTGGTTTACATTACCTCTTGCAAGCGTATCTGCATAGGGCAGAGGGGCAGCACTTCTCTACGTTCGCGCAGCGTCCCGCAGGGAGAGGCTGCACCCTAAGTGTAACTATGCCGCAGGCTTTACGGCTCCTTTCGTCTTCTCTACGAGATCAAGGCGTTAGCGAAGCTTTCGTAGCGGTACGCTCAAGGCAAGCCGCTCAGTGACCGAGGGGCAGGGGGCAAAGGAGAGAGAAAAAAGGCTTATTATGAACTGTATTTCTATTAGCCCATAAAATAGGAAAAAAATGCGAAGGTGTTATTTGTGGCAATCTTGAGTAAGAGAAACACCTTCGACAGTATGGGCAAAGTGGATCGGATGTTAATAGCTACGCCATTTAAAAAAGTGCAAAGGTGGTGGAGAAGAGCCTTTTCTGCGCCAATAACAGACGAAATTACCACTCTTTACAAAACTTGGCGTCAGCGCTTTTTGTGGCAGAGATTGCATTTGTGGTTATGGCTGGCACTGATTTGTCTGCTAACCTTTACTTTGCGAAACATTTATGACCTTTTTTTCCCCTTAGATGAGTTGCAAAGACTACCAGAGGTATTTAGAAATAAAAGCCTTGTACTCAATGTTGCAATACTGCTAGGTATAGTTATCTGCCTTGTATTGCATAAAACTAGGTTTGGTCGCGATCGCCCAGATTTGTTATTTTTGGGGTCATCTTGGTCAATTAGTCTAGTATCACAGTTGTTTGCCACCTTCAAAGGTTTCGCACTACCCGACATGATCGGGTGGTCACTGGTATTCTTAAGCCAAGCTACATTAATGCCAGTCCACTGGAGTCTTCACTTGCTGTCTCAAGCGGGTGTGCTGATTTATTATTTTGGCGTTAATACAGTACTTGGTTTAAAAACACCATCAACCCAACACCCCGAAATATATAATGTGACATTTTTTTTGTACATTTTTTGGTTTTGTACGATATGTGACATTAGTGTTTACCTGTACGATCGCCTGCAACGCTCTGAGTTTTACGGTCGTCAAGAACTTGAGTCTGCCTACCAAAAAATTAAGCTCGCAGAAGCTACATATCGCAGCATTTTTGAAAACGCCGTTGAAGGTATCTTTCAAAGCAGTCCTGATGGACGTTACATTACGGCAAATCCCGCTTTAGCACAGATTTATGGCTACTCATCCGCAGATGAGGTAACAGCAAATTTCACTGATATTGAAAACCAATTGTATGTTGAGCCAACGCGACGTGCAGAATTTGTACGCCTAATGACAGAATGTGGTAGTGTCTGTGAGTTTGAATCCCAGATTTATCGCCGAGACGGCAGTATTGTTTGGATTTCGGAAAAAGCATACGCAGTCCATGACGAGCAGGGTAAACTGCTTTACTATGAAGGATTGATTGAAGACATCACAAAGCGCAAGCAAGCTGAAGCTGCGCTCCAGGAACAGTTGGATTTTTTACAAGTTTTAATTGATACTATCCCGGCTCCGGTTTTTTATAAAAATATCGAAGGGATATATCTTGGCTGTAATACAGCGTTTGAAACATCTCTAGGTTTTAGCAAGCAGCAAATTCTTGGTAAATCTGATTATGATATTGCACCAAAGGAGCTTGCTGACCAATATCAGCAAGCAGACATGGCATTGTTTGAGCAGCGGCAAATTCAAAGTTATGAAAGTTCTGTCGTCTTTGCCGATAGTACTAAACATGATGTCATATTTTATAAAGCAACTTTCTCCAAGGCAGATGGCTCACTTGGGGGATTAGTGGGAGTGCTGCTAGATATTAGCGAACGCAAACGTACAGAGGAAGCACTACGAGTATTTATCCATGCAGTTTCTCATGACTTACGCAACCCAGTAGTTGGTACTTTAATGGTGCTAAAAAATTTGCTTGACAGCAAAGAATCTGAAACTGGTAAGGAATTTTCCCAATCCCCAATTCCTGTACCACGCTCGTTTTTAGAGCGGATGATTCAAAGTAGCGATCGCCAACTTAACTTGATTAATTCCTTAATGGAAGCTCACCTCGGCGAAGTGCAAGGAATTGTTTTGCAACGTCAACCTCTACAATTACATACTGTGGTAGAAGCAGCGATCGCAGACTTAGAACCATTGCTTACACAAAACCAAGCAACGTTGACAAATATGCTGACCGCAGATTTACCATTAGTTAATGGTGACGCAACACAGCTATGGCGAGTGTTTTCTAACTTAATTGTCAATGCACTCAAACATAATTCCCCTGGTTTGCACTTGACAATTAACGCTACACTTCAAAGGGATAAGATTTATTGCACTGTTAGTGATAACGGTGTAGGAATTAGTCAACAACAAAGCGAACGGCTTTTCGACCTTTACTTCCGGGGTAGTAACACTCGCAACTCTGTGAGCTTGGGATTGGGATTGTATTTGTGCAAGCAAATTATCAATGCCCACGGTGGCGAAATTGGTGTAATCAGTGCATTGGATGCAGGAGCAACGTTCTGGTTTACATTACCAATTAACCAGGGTGGTTATTAAAAATTAAAATTCATAGATTTAATATGTTTCAGATTCTTATTTAAACCTTAACTGAAACTGAACGGAGCCGGAATCTTAGTGATTGCACTTACCTTTACAGGAGTTACAATACGGCAGTTTTTTACTAGGTTCTATTATAGAGATAATCTATGTCCCTGCTTAACCATGATAGATATCGAAGGACATTTATAAAAAATTTAATTATCCCTACATTTTTTAAAAAAGTTATCTTCTGAAGGTCAGAGGATAATCTATATTTTTAGTATTTAAAAAAACAAATATAATTTACTATTTAATCTTACCCTAGCTAGAGCTTTACTTAAACAGAAACAATTACCTTATTAAAGGAAATAGCAAAACTTGCAATAATGCTTTTAGGAGTTTAAAACTCCAAGTGTTAACAGTTAAGCTATTTTTTATTTATTAATCTGTAGACCACAGATTAACAAACTACTATTGACTCAAACTACTTCAACTGAACTAATTAACCTGTTTGAGATTTGAGAGAACATTCCATGCAGAAAAAAGACGACCAAAAAGGCTACTTTCTTAAATATCTTTCCCTTGCTCCAGTTCTTGCAGTTGTTT
This region of Nostoc sp. UHCC 0302 genomic DNA includes:
- a CDS encoding PAS domain S-box protein, with product MLALNRASVACVSKAQTVDETVKSLHTPDCQQETINLLSKFAVNLPGMIFQVLQRQDGSPFVLYISSGCRDLCELEPEVVQENFQVLHALVYPQDIKGFKESIAVSAATFVPWHWEGRIITPSGKLKWIQATSQPEQQANGDFVWDGLVMDITDRKQAEEKLRESEARYKALLDAIPDLMFRISRDGNYLDLKDEGVNITLSREEIVGKNLQELLPSDVAAISQEAIAKTLDSGTLQTCEYQLPTPLGIRDYEARLVVSGIDEVLAIVRDITERKQAEVSLQNFAQKFAKAFSCSPDPITITTLKEGRFIEVNDSFVKLIGYERDETIGQRAFELNVWVNERDRLKLLQELQTTGVVRNLELEFRRKSGEIVAAQLSAEVITLDGIPCILAVHHDITERKQVEAQLRLSAQRDRLLTETLARIRSSLKLDQILQTTVTEVRQFLRADRVFIGLKNANSSGTRTLAESVDPQYLSISDSAINDEADLQELRNLLKTNVVRVFEDTAQTTLSPRVKAHFQKFQIKASLAVPIMLGNELFGALIANQCSSPRHWQPMEIDLLQQMSEQVAIAIQQSLIYQELAELNTNLEQQVQERTAQLQQKMAEIEDLHRVKDVVLHTVAHDLKTSVMGNLMVLKNLLNQGGEKQRGGGAEGQEAGSILRLPSLRDATRSLLPQRDKTTLKASRSVTGGAGEKNFPSSPMPNDASSLKSAEPVSWAAPQCPMPNPHYPLSPEGGPPSPVPVSRSIIERMIQGNDRQLTMINSLLEINSCEETLRNNRELVQFSKLLQGMIADWQPVLTQNQATMKNLVPEDLPLVLVDATRIQKILSELLTHSLQHNPPGLNLTLIATVDAGMIRTEIQHNGVTMSKPECDRLFDLYVPNPQDCCSTSIGLKMYLCRKVIKAHGGEIGVITDRKPGLTFWFTLPLASVSA
- a CDS encoding PAS domain S-box protein, which encodes MGKVDRMLIATPFKKVQRWWRRAFSAPITDEITTLYKTWRQRFLWQRLHLWLWLALICLLTFTLRNIYDLFFPLDELQRLPEVFRNKSLVLNVAILLGIVICLVLHKTRFGRDRPDLLFLGSSWSISLVSQLFATFKGFALPDMIGWSLVFLSQATLMPVHWSLHLLSQAGVLIYYFGVNTVLGLKTPSTQHPEIYNVTFFLYIFWFCTICDISVYLYDRLQRSEFYGRQELESAYQKIKLAEATYRSIFENAVEGIFQSSPDGRYITANPALAQIYGYSSADEVTANFTDIENQLYVEPTRRAEFVRLMTECGSVCEFESQIYRRDGSIVWISEKAYAVHDEQGKLLYYEGLIEDITKRKQAEAALQEQLDFLQVLIDTIPAPVFYKNIEGIYLGCNTAFETSLGFSKQQILGKSDYDIAPKELADQYQQADMALFEQRQIQSYESSVVFADSTKHDVIFYKATFSKADGSLGGLVGVLLDISERKRTEEALRVFIHAVSHDLRNPVVGTLMVLKNLLDSKESETGKEFSQSPIPVPRSFLERMIQSSDRQLNLINSLMEAHLGEVQGIVLQRQPLQLHTVVEAAIADLEPLLTQNQATLTNMLTADLPLVNGDATQLWRVFSNLIVNALKHNSPGLHLTINATLQRDKIYCTVSDNGVGISQQQSERLFDLYFRGSNTRNSVSLGLGLYLCKQIINAHGGEIGVISALDAGATFWFTLPINQGGY